A single region of the Salvia miltiorrhiza cultivar Shanhuang (shh) chromosome 8, IMPLAD_Smil_shh, whole genome shotgun sequence genome encodes:
- the LOC130997549 gene encoding annexin D8-like yields the protein MAIQRSERLEGICKEIHDSANRLIPVVMSLSQLECRKVRETYMRLYGEDLAQLRPIINPHNLVLTLMMLNPFERDAALARKALHLNSNYKPLIEIYTTRKSSHVLLTHQAYHAKYMSHLDLDIAGIEPPHPFQKILLALSASHKAHHAETSQHIAKCDAKRLYETGEGKARAGIDEAVVIEIFSKRSVAQLKLTFSNYSHIYGHSYTSFLKKVDCGAIGDAVRSVAKCICNPAGYYAKVVYGWFKGETSDEGAIARVVVSRGEADMGEIEKHLKKKYSVELKAVICEMIPQGNERDLLLAMATPKSLPYL from the exons ATGGCCATTCAAAGAAGTGAGAGATTGGAGGGCATCTGCAAGGAAATTCACGATTCAGCAAACCGGCTAATTCCAGTGGTGATGAGTTTAAGCCAGCTCGAGTGCAGGAAAGTTCGAGAAACATATATGAGGCTCTACGGAGAGGATCTAGCTCAACTTCGCCCCATAATTAATCCTCACAACCTTGTTTTAACTTTGATGATGCTGAATCCATTCGAGCGCGATGCAGCACTCGCCAGAAAGGCTCTTCACCTAAACAGCAACTACAAACCCCTCATCGAGATATACACTACTCGAAAATCGAGCCACGTTCTTCTCACACACCAAGCTTATCATGCAAAATACATGAGCCATCTGGACCTAGACATTGCTGGTATCGAGCCTCCTCATCCTTTCCAAAAG ATCTTGTTGGCGCTGTCTGCATCGCACAAGGCGCATCATGCGGAGACGAGCCAGCACATTGCTAAATGCGACGCCAAAAGGCTATACGAAACAGGGGAGGGGAAGGCGCGTGCTGGTATTGATGAGGCTGTTGTTATTGAGATTTTTAGTAAAAGGAGCGTCGCGCAGCTCAAGCTCACGTTTTCCAATTACAGCCATATCTACGGCCACAGTTACACCAGC TTTCTGAAAAAGGTAGATTGCGGAGCAATTGGAGATGCGGTGAGATCCGTTGCAAAGTGCATATGCAATCCGGCAGGATATTATGCTAAG GTTGTGTATGGTTGGTTCAAGGGAGAGACGAGCGACGAAGGGGCGATTGCGCGCGTGGTGGTGAGCCGGGGAGAGGCGGACATGGGCGAGATAGAGAAGCATCTGAAGAAGAAATACAGCGTGGAGCTGAAAGCCGTGATCTGCGAGATGATTCCACAAGGGAATGAGAGAGATCTTCTGCTTGCAATGGCCACTCCAAAATCACTCCCATATCTATAA